In Gammaproteobacteria bacterium, a single window of DNA contains:
- a CDS encoding COX15/CtaA family protein: MTLFDRLARVSLVVALGVVVLGAWVRLTDAGLGCPDWPGCYGQLLGVPDSVPGAERPLDTGKAWREVSHRYLAGLLGLLIFALAALAVIHRREPGRRLWLPLALALAVVGQALLGMWTVTLLLQPLVVVAHLLGGFAILALLWWLCLDRLFAPPAEASAMAFANAPPAKTSAMAFANALSAKPSVMAFAKASAKTSATPSVEPLAKAFAKLPAKTSALGAAVIAGLVLLGGQIALGGWTSANYAALACPDFPLCNGQWWPQADFADGFRPRAAVGVDYEHGVLESKARVAVHFVHRLGALLVTAYLACLLAAVCAARRAARRAAAAVALLLAAQVALGVSNVVFQLPLAVAVSHNAVAALLFLALLALARVIQSSPPDSAPASARTVR; this comes from the coding sequence ATGACATTGTTTGACAGACTGGCGAGGGTGTCGCTGGTTGTGGCGTTGGGCGTTGTCGTGCTCGGCGCGTGGGTGCGGCTGACCGATGCCGGTCTTGGATGCCCCGACTGGCCGGGCTGCTACGGGCAGTTGCTGGGCGTTCCCGACAGCGTGCCCGGCGCCGAACGCCCGCTTGATACCGGCAAGGCGTGGCGCGAAGTGTCGCACCGCTATCTGGCGGGCCTGCTCGGCCTGCTGATTTTTGCGCTGGCGGCGCTCGCCGTCATCCACCGCCGCGAGCCGGGGCGCCGTCTGTGGCTGCCGCTGGCGCTGGCGCTGGCCGTCGTCGGGCAGGCGCTGCTCGGCATGTGGACGGTGACCTTGCTGTTGCAGCCGCTGGTCGTCGTCGCGCATCTGCTCGGCGGCTTTGCGATTCTCGCGCTGCTGTGGTGGCTTTGTCTCGACCGGTTGTTCGCGCCGCCTGCGGAGGCATCCGCAATGGCGTTTGCAAATGCGCCGCCTGCGAAGACATCCGCAATGGCGTTTGCAAATGCGCTGTCTGCAAAGCCGTCCGTGATGGCGTTTGCAAAGGCATCTGCGAAGACATCCGCAACGCCGTCCGTCGAGCCGCTTGCGAAGGCGTTTGCCAAGTTGCCCGCGAAGACATCGGCGCTGGGCGCGGCGGTGATTGCCGGTCTGGTTCTGCTCGGCGGGCAGATTGCGCTTGGCGGCTGGACCAGCGCCAATTACGCGGCGCTGGCGTGCCCGGATTTCCCGCTTTGCAACGGGCAGTGGTGGCCGCAGGCCGACTTCGCCGACGGCTTCCGCCCGCGCGCCGCCGTCGGCGTTGACTACGAGCACGGCGTGCTCGAGAGCAAGGCGCGGGTCGCGGTGCACTTTGTTCACCGGCTCGGCGCGCTGCTGGTGACGGCATATCTGGCGTGCCTGCTGGCGGCGGTGTGCGCGGCGCGCCGCGCCGCCCGCAGGGCCGCCGCCGCGGTCGCGCTGCTGCTGGCGGCGCAGGTCGCGCTCGGCGTGTCCAATGTGGTTTTTCAGTTGCCGCTGGCGGTCGCCGTTTCGCACAACGCGGTCGCGGCGCTGCTGTTTCTGGCGCTGCTGGCGCTGGCGCGCGTGATACAATCATCGCCGCCTGATTCTGCCCCCGCTTCCGCCCGTACAGTCCGATGA
- the cyoE gene encoding heme o synthase yields MTPTSPANLADKSLRGAWKDYLEVCKPKVVAVMLFTTLVGMLLAAPVALPPPTLLTALAGIALVAGSAAAINQVADHRIDAVMRRTRARPLPAGHLEPRRVLWFAAVIGVAGAVMLALWVNLLTAVLTVLSLVGYAFVYTRYLKYATPQNIVIGGAAGATPPLLGWTAATGQVDFPALLLFLIIFVWTPPHFWALALYRKDEYADAAVPMLPVTHGEDYTRLHILLYTLLLALITMLPFVTGMSGAIYLFAALLLDAVFLYYAISLKVTRSRDKAMETFVFSIIYLLLLFAALLLDRYLLLLSA; encoded by the coding sequence ATGACGCCGACCTCCCCCGCCAACCTCGCCGACAAAAGCCTCCGCGGCGCATGGAAAGATTATCTTGAAGTCTGCAAGCCGAAAGTGGTGGCGGTGATGCTGTTCACCACGCTGGTCGGCATGCTGCTGGCGGCGCCGGTCGCGCTGCCGCCGCCGACGCTGCTGACGGCGCTGGCGGGCATCGCGCTGGTCGCCGGTTCGGCGGCGGCCATCAACCAGGTCGCAGACCACCGGATTGACGCGGTGATGCGGCGCACGCGCGCAAGGCCGCTGCCGGCGGGGCACCTGGAGCCGCGCCGCGTGCTGTGGTTTGCGGCGGTCATCGGCGTTGCCGGCGCGGTGATGCTGGCGCTGTGGGTCAACCTGCTGACGGCGGTGCTGACGGTGCTGTCGCTGGTCGGTTACGCCTTTGTCTATACCCGCTATCTGAAGTACGCGACGCCGCAGAACATCGTCATCGGCGGCGCCGCCGGCGCGACGCCGCCGCTGCTCGGCTGGACCGCCGCCACCGGCCAGGTGGATTTTCCGGCGCTGCTGCTGTTTCTGATTATCTTCGTCTGGACGCCGCCGCACTTCTGGGCGCTCGCGCTCTACCGCAAGGACGAATACGCCGACGCCGCCGTGCCGATGCTGCCGGTGACCCACGGCGAGGACTACACGCGCCTGCACATCCTGCTTTACACGCTGCTGCTGGCGCTGATTACGATGCTGCCGTTTGTGACCGGCATGTCGGGCGCGATTTACCTGTTTGCGGCCTTGCTGCTCGACGCGGTCTTCCTGTATTACGCCATTTCGCTGAAAGTCACGCGCAGCCGCGACAAGGCGATGGAGACCTTCGTCTTCTCCATCATCTACCTGCTGCTGCTGTTCGCGGCCCTGCTGCTCGACCGCTACCTGCTGCTGCTTTCCGCCTGA
- a CDS encoding EamA family transporter encodes MTWLKYLALPLCILGISSGQVLFKLCAARLKDAGLVGLLGFELFYATIALYGVVTFLWIWALQDIPLSRAYAFLAISFAVVPLFSRIFLGEATPPLFWVGSALIVSGIFLVARV; translated from the coding sequence ATGACCTGGCTGAAATACCTCGCTTTGCCGCTCTGCATACTCGGCATCTCTTCGGGGCAGGTTCTTTTCAAGTTGTGCGCGGCGCGGCTGAAAGACGCCGGGCTTGTCGGCCTCCTCGGTTTTGAACTGTTCTACGCCACCATCGCGTTGTATGGGGTCGTGACTTTTCTGTGGATATGGGCGCTGCAGGATATCCCGCTGTCGCGCGCCTATGCGTTTCTGGCGATTTCGTTTGCCGTGGTGCCGCTGTTTTCCCGGATTTTTCTGGGCGAGGCGACGCCGCCCTTGTTCTGGGTCGGCAGCGCATTGATTGTTTCGGGGATTTTTCTGGTCGCGCGGGTATAA